A section of the Oncorhynchus gorbuscha isolate QuinsamMale2020 ecotype Even-year linkage group LG04, OgorEven_v1.0, whole genome shotgun sequence genome encodes:
- the LOC124034039 gene encoding sin3 histone deacetylase corepressor complex component SDS3 isoform X5 has protein sequence MDSCFVKDTEDASETDLAKHNEDDYVEIKEQMYKDKLVSLKRQLTQLQEGTLQEYQKRMKKLDQQYKERLRNADLFLQLETEQVERNHIKEKKAAVKEFDDKKVELKENLISELEEKKKMIENEKLTMELTGDSMEVKTIMTRKLRRRPNDPVPIPDKRRKPAPAQLNYLLTDEQIMEDLRTLNKQLKSPKHPVSPSSPDHMPTTPVEAPSQRYEARIEEGKLYYDKRWYHKGQAIYLESKENTKISCVISSVGTNEIWVRKTTDSTKMRIYLGQLQRGAFVIRRRSAA, from the exons ATGGATAGTTGTTTTGTCAAAG ACACTGAAGACGCCAGTGAAACTGACCTAGCGAAACACAACGAGGATGACTATGTGGAAATTAAAGAACA GATGTACAAAGACAAGTTGGTATCATTGAAAAGGCAGTTGACGCAACTCCAAGAAG GAACACTTCAGGAGTACCAGAAGAGAATGAAGAAGCTGGACCAGCAATATAAAGAGAGACTTCGCAATGCTG ATCTCTTCCTCCAACTCGAG ACAGAACAGGTGGAAAGGAACCACATCAAAGAGAAAAAAGCGGCGGTGAAGGAGTTTGATGATAAGAAGGTTGAGCTGAAGGAAAATTTAATTTCTGagctggaggagaagaagaagatgatAGAGAATGAGAAATTAACAATGGAGTTGACCGGCG ATTCTATGGAGGTGAAAACCATCATGACCCGGAAGTTGAGGAGGAGACCCAACGATCCAGTCCCCATTCCAGACAAAAGAAGGAAACCTGCACCTG CTCAGTTAAACTATTTGCTAACAGACGAACAGATAATGGAAGATCTGCGAACACTGAACAAGCAGCTGAAGTCCCCCAAGCATCCAG TGTCTCCGTCTTCTCCAGACCATATGCCCACCACTCCAGTAGAGGCCCCTTCACAGCGCTATGAAGCCCGCATCGAAGAAGGAAAGCTCTACTATGACAAGAGAtg GTACCATAAGGGCCAAGCCATCTACCTGGAGTCAAAGGAGAATACCAAGATCAGCTGTGTCATCAGCTCTGTGGGAACAAACGAG ATCTGGGTGAGGAAGACCACTGACAGCACAAAGATGAGGATCTACCTGGGACAACTGCAGAGAGGAGCGTTTGTCATCCGACGGCGGTCGGCGGCATAG
- the LOC124034039 gene encoding sin3 histone deacetylase corepressor complex component SDS3 isoform X4, protein MRQTFGAQDTEDASETDLAKHNEDDYVEIKEQMYKDKLVSLKRQLTQLQEGTLQEYQKRMKKLDQQYKERLRNADLFLQLETEQVERNHIKEKKAAVKEFDDKKVELKENLISELEEKKKMIENEKLTMELTGDSMEVKTIMTRKLRRRPNDPVPIPDKRRKPAPAQLNYLLTDEQIMEDLRTLNKQLKSPKHPVSPSSPDHMPTTPVEAPSQRYEARIEEGKLYYDKRWYHKGQAIYLESKENTKISCVISSVGTNEIWVRKTTDSTKMRIYLGQLQRGAFVIRRRSAA, encoded by the exons ATGCGGCAAACGTTCGGCGCTCAAG ACACTGAAGACGCCAGTGAAACTGACCTAGCGAAACACAACGAGGATGACTATGTGGAAATTAAAGAACA GATGTACAAAGACAAGTTGGTATCATTGAAAAGGCAGTTGACGCAACTCCAAGAAG GAACACTTCAGGAGTACCAGAAGAGAATGAAGAAGCTGGACCAGCAATATAAAGAGAGACTTCGCAATGCTG ATCTCTTCCTCCAACTCGAG ACAGAACAGGTGGAAAGGAACCACATCAAAGAGAAAAAAGCGGCGGTGAAGGAGTTTGATGATAAGAAGGTTGAGCTGAAGGAAAATTTAATTTCTGagctggaggagaagaagaagatgatAGAGAATGAGAAATTAACAATGGAGTTGACCGGCG ATTCTATGGAGGTGAAAACCATCATGACCCGGAAGTTGAGGAGGAGACCCAACGATCCAGTCCCCATTCCAGACAAAAGAAGGAAACCTGCACCTG CTCAGTTAAACTATTTGCTAACAGACGAACAGATAATGGAAGATCTGCGAACACTGAACAAGCAGCTGAAGTCCCCCAAGCATCCAG TGTCTCCGTCTTCTCCAGACCATATGCCCACCACTCCAGTAGAGGCCCCTTCACAGCGCTATGAAGCCCGCATCGAAGAAGGAAAGCTCTACTATGACAAGAGAtg GTACCATAAGGGCCAAGCCATCTACCTGGAGTCAAAGGAGAATACCAAGATCAGCTGTGTCATCAGCTCTGTGGGAACAAACGAG ATCTGGGTGAGGAAGACCACTGACAGCACAAAGATGAGGATCTACCTGGGACAACTGCAGAGAGGAGCGTTTGTCATCCGACGGCGGTCGGCGGCATAG
- the LOC124034039 gene encoding sin3 histone deacetylase corepressor complex component SDS3 isoform X6 has protein sequence MRLYTEDASETDLAKHNEDDYVEIKEQMYKDKLVSLKRQLTQLQEGTLQEYQKRMKKLDQQYKERLRNADLFLQLETEQVERNHIKEKKAAVKEFDDKKVELKENLISELEEKKKMIENEKLTMELTGDSMEVKTIMTRKLRRRPNDPVPIPDKRRKPAPAQLNYLLTDEQIMEDLRTLNKQLKSPKHPVSPSSPDHMPTTPVEAPSQRYEARIEEGKLYYDKRWYHKGQAIYLESKENTKISCVISSVGTNEIWVRKTTDSTKMRIYLGQLQRGAFVIRRRSAA, from the exons ATGCGTTTAT ACACTGAAGACGCCAGTGAAACTGACCTAGCGAAACACAACGAGGATGACTATGTGGAAATTAAAGAACA GATGTACAAAGACAAGTTGGTATCATTGAAAAGGCAGTTGACGCAACTCCAAGAAG GAACACTTCAGGAGTACCAGAAGAGAATGAAGAAGCTGGACCAGCAATATAAAGAGAGACTTCGCAATGCTG ATCTCTTCCTCCAACTCGAG ACAGAACAGGTGGAAAGGAACCACATCAAAGAGAAAAAAGCGGCGGTGAAGGAGTTTGATGATAAGAAGGTTGAGCTGAAGGAAAATTTAATTTCTGagctggaggagaagaagaagatgatAGAGAATGAGAAATTAACAATGGAGTTGACCGGCG ATTCTATGGAGGTGAAAACCATCATGACCCGGAAGTTGAGGAGGAGACCCAACGATCCAGTCCCCATTCCAGACAAAAGAAGGAAACCTGCACCTG CTCAGTTAAACTATTTGCTAACAGACGAACAGATAATGGAAGATCTGCGAACACTGAACAAGCAGCTGAAGTCCCCCAAGCATCCAG TGTCTCCGTCTTCTCCAGACCATATGCCCACCACTCCAGTAGAGGCCCCTTCACAGCGCTATGAAGCCCGCATCGAAGAAGGAAAGCTCTACTATGACAAGAGAtg GTACCATAAGGGCCAAGCCATCTACCTGGAGTCAAAGGAGAATACCAAGATCAGCTGTGTCATCAGCTCTGTGGGAACAAACGAG ATCTGGGTGAGGAAGACCACTGACAGCACAAAGATGAGGATCTACCTGGGACAACTGCAGAGAGGAGCGTTTGTCATCCGACGGCGGTCGGCGGCATAG